Proteins encoded in a region of the Vitis riparia cultivar Riparia Gloire de Montpellier isolate 1030 chromosome 7, EGFV_Vit.rip_1.0, whole genome shotgun sequence genome:
- the LOC117919263 gene encoding INO80 complex subunit D-like, which yields MPESNATPSTAADVSDAPSDAVLSSSRYLTRQEVIRRRSRRVKQLSKCYRAHYWSLMQELKIRYREYYWKYGRSAFQEDEKREGEGVEGTGENLNGHGKLGLGLGIGENGFDVKRCAVSGCKSKAMALTRFCHPHILSDSKQKLYKGCSFVIKSVQAGPVLCGKPILRSTVPSLCPIHFQKAERQVNNALKKAGLNAASSSKLAPKFHVIVAEYARQIQTKRRAAQRASVNKVEIKEETGC from the exons ATGCCCGAGTCCAACGCAACTCCGTCCACGGCGGCGGACGTCTCCGACGCCCCCTCCGACGCGGTCCTCTCGAGCTCCAGGTACCTCACACGGCAGGAGGTGATACGACGTCGTTCTCGCAGAGTGAAGCAGCTTTCGAAGTGCTACAGAGCTCACTACTGGTCTCTGATGCAGGAGCTGAAAATCAGGTACAGAGAGTACTACTGGAAGTACGGTAGGAGCGCGTTCCAGGAGGATGAGAAGCGGGAGGGTGAGGGTGTTGAGGGGACTGGGGAGAATCTCAACGGTCATGGGaagctagggttagggttagggatTGGGGAGAATGGGTTTGATGTGAAGCGATGTGCGGTTTCGGGGTGTAAATCGAAGGCCATGGCGTTGACGAGGTTCTGTCACCCTCACATATTGTCTGATTCGAAGCAGAAGCTGTACAAGGGCTGTTCCTTTGTGATCAAGAG TGTTCAGGCAGGACCTGTTCTTTGTGGGAAGCCAATACTAAGATCCACTGTTCCTTCTCTCTGCCctattcattttcaaaaggCTGAAAGACAGGTCAATAATGCCCTGAAAAAGGCAGGTCTTAATGCTGCTTCATCAAGTAAGCTTGCTCCCAAGTTCCATGTCATAGTTGCAGAATATGCCCGTCAAATCCAAACCAAAAGAAGAGCTGCACAAAGAGCATCTGTAAATAAAGTTGAGATTAAAGAGGAGACAGGATGTTGA